Proteins from one Mycobacterium sp. SMC-2 genomic window:
- the ag85B gene encoding diacylglycerol acyltransferase/mycolyltransferase Ag85B: MTDLSEKVRAWGRRLLVGAAAAVTLPGLIGLAGGAPTAGAFSRPGLPVEYLQVPSAGMGRNIKVQFQSGGNGSPAVYLLDGLRAQDDYNGWDINTPAFEWYYQSGLSIVMPVGGQSSFYSDWYSPACGKAGCSTYKWETFLTSELPQYLSSNKSVKSTGSAAVGISMAGSSALILAAYHPNQFIYAGSLSALMDPSQGMGPSLIGLAMGDAGGYKASDMWGPSSDPAWQRNDPTLQIPKLVANNTRLWIYCGNGTPSELGGANMPAEFLENFVRSSNLKFQDAYNAAGGHNAVFNFNANGTHSWEYWGAQLNAMKPDLQGALGATAGGGG, from the coding sequence ATGACAGATCTGAGCGAGAAGGTCCGGGCCTGGGGGCGCCGGCTATTAGTCGGTGCGGCAGCGGCAGTCACCCTGCCGGGCCTGATCGGTCTTGCCGGCGGCGCGCCGACCGCGGGGGCGTTTTCGCGCCCGGGTCTGCCCGTCGAATACCTGCAGGTGCCGTCGGCGGGCATGGGCCGCAACATCAAGGTCCAATTCCAAAGCGGCGGCAACGGCTCCCCCGCGGTCTACCTGCTCGACGGGCTGCGGGCCCAGGACGACTACAACGGCTGGGACATCAACACGCCCGCGTTCGAGTGGTACTACCAGTCGGGCCTGTCGATCGTCATGCCCGTCGGTGGCCAGTCCAGCTTCTACAGCGACTGGTACTCCCCGGCCTGCGGCAAGGCCGGCTGCTCCACCTACAAGTGGGAGACCTTCCTGACCAGCGAGCTGCCGCAGTACCTGTCGTCCAACAAGAGCGTCAAGTCCACCGGCAGCGCCGCGGTCGGCATCTCCATGGCCGGCTCTTCGGCGCTGATCCTGGCCGCCTACCACCCGAACCAGTTCATTTATGCCGGTTCGCTGTCGGCCCTGATGGACCCCTCGCAGGGCATGGGCCCGTCCCTGATCGGCCTCGCAATGGGTGACGCCGGCGGCTACAAGGCCAGCGACATGTGGGGCCCGTCGAGCGATCCGGCGTGGCAGCGCAACGACCCCACGCTGCAGATCCCGAAGCTGGTGGCCAACAACACCCGGCTGTGGATCTACTGCGGTAACGGCACACCGTCCGAGTTGGGCGGGGCCAACATGCCCGCCGAGTTCCTGGAGAACTTCGTGCGCAGCAGCAACCTGAAGTTCCAGGACGCCTACAACGCGGCCGGTGGCCACAACGCGGTGTTCAACTTCAACGCCAACGGAAC